The Mus pahari chromosome 22, PAHARI_EIJ_v1.1, whole genome shotgun sequence genome includes the window AAATGGTTTCCACATCGTAAAAAGGGATTTTTGGGCACCTCTAAATTTTTGTCAAAATTCAGACACGAGGTTCGCCCACATCTGAACACCTAGGGCTCAATTACTAACCTTCCTTATCTGGGCCTGCTCACACCTCACCGCTCACCCCCTTGGAGCCTTTATCAACCTGTGCTCTGCCTCTTCTAGGGCTCCTGTCCACGCGCAATTCATTTAGCAATTAATTTTGCACGGCTCTAGGATGACACTCCTCCCATTAACCTGGTTTTAAATGCGCTTGGTCTCCTTAGTACGCCTGTGAGCGCGCGGAGTTTTTGTGAAAGTTGTCACCGAACTCATCTCAAAAAGGCTTaagcatcccccccccacccaatCCCCTCGGGAACGGACCTCGAGGGTCCGATTCATACCAGGAGGTTCTAGATCTTTGTTATTTCAGAGCCTGGGCTGAGGACGACCTGACAGAAGTGGTAGCATCCGACCCTAGGGCAGGGCCAGTGGACCGctcctgtcctgccctgccccagaAACCGATCAATAGACCGGACCTCTCACCTTCCTGGAGCCTCGGGTCCCGCCCGGCCCGTACACCCAGCGCTCCAGCTCCTCCACTCGGGACTGTAGCCGCTGCACATCGGTCAGAGCCGCCATCGTTTCTGCAGCCTGGACGCAGCAACCCGGAACGGCCTGAGGGTGGGACGTCCGCCCAAATAAGACGACTAGCCAATCCGAGAGCACCGTCACGCCTTGTAGGAAGTGACGTCACTGTTTAGGCTTTGGGTGTCGGAAATAACTAATGTCAAAGCAATCTGGTTACCTAGGTAACGTCCTGGGTCCTAGCCCTAGCCTGGTGTCCAGGACTTGGTTGTCAAGACTTTTAGAGTTCTAAATCCAGGATACGAAGAGATCCTCCCCCCGCAATTCCCTGAGGGTTAGCGTATAAATGTACATCATTCCAAGATAGGTTCATACCCATAGATCAGTAGGCAGCTTCCTGGGAGAGACACCTTAAATTTTTGGAATCATTTAAAGATCAAGTGAATTGTACCTAAACCTCTTGTCGTCAGGACTTACACCCAAACAGTCTGATTTGTGACCGCGCTCTGTGTGGTGGTactaggagagaaaggagagacagaaggaagactgtaagtttgaggccagcctattctacacagtgagttcaagaccagtcggGGAACAACGTAGAGAAAGCTTGCTTCCCTCCAAAAAAATGCTCTTCCATTCTCTCGGAGCTGTGTTCTTCTGCTTCCACTTGGAAAGCTCAATGTAGTCTGTGGATCCCCCACCTCCCAGACCCAAGCAAGAGGAGGAGGCACAGGAGACACGGGAAGTATAACTTTATTTTCCAGATGCAACCCAAGGGACATCTTCACATTCAAATCCAATCCTTCGCCTGCTTCCTGAAAAGGAGCAGAATTGACTCAAAGAGGTGGGGTACCAAAGGTGACATTGACATAGGGGTTACATGAGGAGGTGACAGGGGTTATGGGGGGAAGCTCTTTGGTAGATGCTGCTGGAGTTAGCTAGAGAGGCAGTGTCTGCCTTTTATGGTGAGGTAGATGGAACATAATAATAAATTCCTTTGGTGTGGAGGTGGCATGCTGACATCAACCAGGACTGGATCCCAGAGTGGATGTCACATCCTGAAAGAATCAAGGTACAAGGGTGCCTTCTCCGCCCTAAGCAATGATATTGGGACTCTTGGTTCTCAGTAGCTGCTTTCAGGGCAAGGTGCTGGAAGGGGGCCCTGTagagggtggaggtggaggattGGTTGGACCCAAGGAAGCTGACACAGGCTGGCGTCGAGCAAAGAGGATACCTGATAAAAGGTTGAAGAGatgtaaaattcaaaaataaacgAGAGAATGTGGGACCCCCACAAACCACTGTCAAGTCCCTCTGGCCAGTGAGAAGCTCCTATGCCATTTTGGGTAGCTTGAAGTAGGTGCACAATAAATACTGACACTCACAGATCCATGACAAAGCAGACATCCCATGGCAACCATGCTGCATAGACCATGCTGGGACCCCCATGCCACGTAGACATTCTCTTGAATCCCTTTTAATGCAACAATCCTCTAAGCCCCCATGCAAGTTCAGATACTCCTGAACCTCATGCTCACAGAGAAAATCTAAAATTCCCCATGCCAGGGTAAACGCCAACTTCATGCCAATATAGACAGCCTATAATTCCCATACCAGTGTAGACCACCCCATTGATCTCTAGTGCCATGTTGATACTGCTGATGCCACTGCCTGCCAGATTGAGGGGCCCATCCAACCGCTCTTCTGTCCAGAAGAAGGCAGGGAAGTCACATTTGGGGGAAGCAGATTTCACACTTAGACCCCTTCCTCATTCCTGCACTTGAACCCCATACCGTAACTTTGCGTCTGTCTATCAAGGGACCTGCCTGTACCACCTCCAACATCCAGCGGGTGAAGAGTCTAGCTTCCCTCAACTCACTGTCCCAAAACCCTTCCTCACCCCTTAGGGGAGCCTTGCCACGGGGCAGGAAACTGGGGGGTGCCCCCAGTCGAGGTGAGTCCATGGGGCCCATCAGCACAGCCCTCTTCTCCGGAGGTTCTTCCGGTGCCAGCTTCTCCCTAGCAGCCTCCGAGGCCAAGCCCACAGGGAGCGCCAGACGAGGGGGTGGGATTCCACTCTcctctggaaaacaaacaaacaaacaaaccaggccACTCTGGTTCAACCAACCCTTGTTTGCATTTGATTCTCCCCTAGACCTGGGACCAATAGAGGTGGTTCAGGCAGATAAACCAGGttcagtctctcctcccatccaaAGACTCTGGCctagagaatgtggagaaaaaaggGCCAGCATATATAGGTCCGGACTGGTTTAGGTCAGAGAATGTGCAAGCTTTCTTTGCTCTTTGTTGTTAAATAAGTCAAGAAGTTGCAAACTACATCCAAATGGGATCCCTATGCAGATAGCTGTGGAACAAAACTGCTGGGCATGAAGCGACCTGAAACTCCACAGACTTTCTTGACCTCAAGGCTCAGGATGACTAACTTAGGGATTCCAACCCCCCTGAGCCCCATCAGATCTTGCTGCTCTCCTATCACAATGCCCCCCACACCTGAGTCCCTACATTTTGATTATCCCTGTGCACAACTCTCAGAGACGCCGGACTCCAAACTCTACCCTCCCCACGCGTACCTTTCTTTACTGGGCTCGGGCTCAGTTGAGCGCAAGCGTGCGCTGgtaagccagaagcagaactctGGGTGGGACCCGGGCAGTTCGGGGTCGCGGTCGGGGCGGGGCCATGACTCGAGGCGGGGCCAGTAGCGCCCCGAGGTGTGGGCCCTGCTAAGTTGAAGAGCGGGACCGCGGTGTAAGCCTGGCGGCGGCCCTCACGCCGGTTGCTGTCTATGGCAGCCTGGAGCTCCCCCGGGGAACTGAGTGCCCGCGTCTCGCACTCGTATGGGTACAAATACTTCATGTACCTAGGGGCGGACGGATGGGCGGTGGGAGGCTGGACCCAACGGATGGTCCTACCCCcgcccctccctccactcccgcGCCCCACCCAGCCCCTCTGGTCCTCTGCTGTCCTCACTGGGTACGGAGCGTGAAGGCGGcagaggtgatggtggtgggcaAACTGAGGCCGCGTGTGACTTCTCGCCACACTTTCCGATTGATGACTTCCACCAGGCCTCCCTTGGCTGTCACCAAGCGAAACAACGCATACAGATCCAGCACCTGTTTGGCCATGACGGGTACCCGGTTCACTGGCGTACCTGGTGTGAAGTGGGCAGAAAGTCAAAGTCAGGACAGTAAGATTAGGTCTCCGAGGACATCTTAGGTAGGTCCTTGGGTAAGGACAGGTCTCATGAAAGGACTGCGGGGGAAGGGTAGAATTACAGGCGGAGAAATCCCCCTCCAGTcctccacctcaccccacctatagcaggaagaacaggagactaaggcaagaaaTCAGCTTGGTTTTTCTGTAAAGGGCCAGAAGGTAAATATTTAGACTTTGTGGGACCAAAGGGTACCTGTTAAAATACCCAGCTCTGCGACTGTATCCCAGAACAGTCTGAGATGGTATCTAAGAGGATGTGCATGGCTATTCTCCAATGAAATGATTAGAATCTCATAGCCTGGAGATGTTATGCCTGTTTTAACTCTGTTTTCCAAATATGTAAAAAGGAAAAGCCATTTTAATCTACCAGACAACCAGATTCGCCTAACTCTTTAGTTTGCTGGGCTGGCTGTAGGCAGGACTTCCGTATGCGCTGAAGAGCTATACGCCCCAAACCGTCAACCCCCAAAGGCTGCAGGAAGCCAGGGGACCGGCAGGTGCAGAAGAATCAGATCCTGCCTGGGCCAGCCAACTCCTCCTCAGCCGAGCCTCCCCCGCCAGCCAGTCCTGACAAAGGGGCCTGTCTGAGCTGAGCGATGGGCCCCAGTTAATTCCTTACCGATCCCAACCCCTTCCACCGGCGCCTTTGGACCCGAACAATTAGCTGCGGCCTGATTAATGGGGGGAAATTATCGGCCCCGAGAGACCTCCTCCCCCTGCAGTCGAGCAGAAGGAGGCAGGGCTCGGGGTGTGGGCTGTTCTGTCAGACCACAGCCACCCCATTACCAGGAGAGAGAAGGTCCCCAGGAAGGTGCAGAGAAGGAAACCATGACTAGATCTCCTTGGGGAGCAAGAAAACCGGGGGTCCTCACCCAAGGCTCTTGGGAAGGAAGGGACCAGAAGACGTTTGCTGAGCGTTGTGTTGGGGACTGGGGAGACTTGGGCCAGAAGCTGTCCTGGGAGGGGGCAGTGCAGCCAGTTAATTAGCAGCTTATCAGGCTGCGCTCTGAGTGAGTTAATTAGCTTTGTAGAGAGAGATAATGAGTCAGTGTTCAGACCCATGAATCTGGGGAGAAGCGGAAGTGATGGACTGCTGCCCGCCCTCGTCCCCCCTGGACCCCTTCTGTATGCTTTCAATACTGAAATTTTCTGGGGAGAAATCCCTTCTCCATTACCCAATTCACACGGCCCCAGCCCATCCCTTAGGAAAGCCTTCCTTCAGTCTAACTCGATTCCCTCCTGCTGCAGGACAGGTGGGGAGTGCCCCAGGCTAAAGCAAAAGGAAATGGAGGGGAGATGAGGCTGGAAGAAGGGTACACTGTATACAACCAAGGCGTTCCTGGGACCCTGCTCTCTCAAACCAGTCCTGAccagttctccccccccccacaccttccTAATTGATCTCACACTCATTAACCTGCCTGTGGGTCCACCACTAATTAATCCCTGGTGGAGAAGGGGGGCAGGGTCAGAGGTTAAAGATGCTATTGAGGGCCCAAAGGACAGGTGCCACCAACCTCAGGCCTCTGCAGGGAGGGCCTCACCTGGGGACTACATTCTGAGGTCTTCCTTCCTCAAAACCTAGTCAGTAGGGGAAATGTCTAGGTATTTTCCCCACATCTCGTTGCTTACCCCTCTTCTGCATGAAGCTAAACAGGTCATCCAGAAACTCCTTCCTCTTGGGGTCCGCGTCGAGTTCATACAGCTGGGGAAGGACCAAGGTTATTCTCCAGCTCCActgcccacccccccacccccgtcgcCTATCTCTGGAGCCCCAATTTGGGTGGTACTCTGGGCAAGAGTATTTGGTGAATGCGTGAGTGGAGTTTGAATGTCAATTCTCTGGCCCCAGGCCCACCCCCAGGGACGGGCAGGATGCCTTTATCTAATCTATCTACGAGACCTATCCTAGCTGGTGGTGCCTCTAGGTGGCTCAAACTGTTGGCAGCAAATACAGGGAGAGAAGAATCAGGGTAGTGCTTCCATGGCGCAGCCTGCTCTTCAGGGCAGGATCTTGACTATCCTGAGCTGAGGATGGACATTCAGAGCCACAGGAGGGGTGGCAGGCTGGGGCTGTGATCCACACTGTGTAGACTGATGGATACTTATTCATTCCCCTTAATCTGTACAAGGCTTCATGCAATTCATATCCTCGTGGGCCAGGACATGAACTGGGGTGAGTTCAGGCAGGCAGGGTGCTAGGGAGCTCCTTATAGGAGCCATCTTGTCTGATCTCCTTCCAGAGGTGGTTACAGTGTCTACCGTAGAAGCTATCACACAGGCACCGGCGACACGACACAGAACCTGAGATGTCAGAACGCTAGGAATCTGTTGGCCAACCCCACCTCCAACATTGCCTCCCACATCTAAAAACGAACAGTTCCAGAATGATGGAGCCCTTGACCCGGAGTGACAGATTCTCAACCTCAGCTTGATATGGGTCACACACACAAGTAACACTCCACCCCTCAACGAGAACCTTGTCAAATCCTCCCATGAGTATCAAACCCCAGAGAACCAACTCTGGAGCTACACACACATGACCCAGAGTTCTAAGTCTTATGTGGGTACCTACAATGATACCCACACTTTGTCATAAGCCCAGAGGAGTGCCCTGGAGAAATAGTCACTGGAGCTGAATCTCCAGAGTGACAAGGCTCTAAGTGACATCCATGGTCTTACACCAATGCTACAGAACACTAGCTACATATTAGCACTTCTAGAGAACACCCCCAAACCAATACCCTATGAGTAATACCACCAGAATGCCACAGCTGGAAATCGCAGCTCCGAGCAACGCCATGgtgacagcctggtctaccgtCCCTGGTCAGGAAGGGTTTGGATTAAGGTCATACACATAAAGACCCAGTTTGCacggggaggtgggggggggctcAGTTACACTGCAGCTGAAGTAGCAAGCACAAGCTGGGAACTGACACTCGTGAAATCTAAGCCAGGTGAAAACACTGGATGGCAGAGCGGTGTGGCAGGAAAGAGGATGGGCGTACCAGCCTGCAAAAGGAGCAGCAACCTATTCCCCTTCCAAAGGCATTAGCCAGCCTGAGACACTCCCTTTGGTCCATGTGACTTGATACGGGAGAGGAAGACGGGCTGGTGTTGCTATGGGTTCCCTGGATTCGGGATCCCCTTCTCTCAAAGACCCTTACACCCTTTCTATCTCCCTTTCAAACTCGTCGATGGCTTCCTATGGTGACAAATGGTCAGTTCCTATGTTTTGATGATCTCTGTTACCTCTTAATGAATTCTTGTGTACTTTCTACATATCTGGGTGTCTCTGCTGACTGATCACTAT containing:
- the Arid3c gene encoding AT-rich interactive domain-containing protein 3C isoform X1, whose protein sequence is MEALQRQQAARLAQGVGPLAPPRLPLPQPPLLGARTLQAPEGALGVVGAEEEEGAEDEEGETPLAEEETAEQSHPGARCPNSPSSQSPGIQPHEWTYEEQFKQLYELDADPKRKEFLDDLFSFMQKRGTPVNRVPVMAKQVLDLYALFRLVTAKGGLVEVINRKVWREVTRGLSLPTTITSAAFTLRTQYMKYLYPYECETRALSSPGELQAAIDSNRREGRRQAYTAVPLFNLAGPTPRGATGPASSHGPAPTATPNCPGPTQSSASGLPAHACAQLSPSPVKKEESGIPPPRLALPVGLASEAAREKLAPEEPPEKRAVLMGPMDSPRLGAPPSFLPRGKAPLREERLDGPLNLAGSGISSINMALEINGVVYTGILFARRQPVSASLGPTNPPPPPSTGPPSSTLP
- the Arid3c gene encoding AT-rich interactive domain-containing protein 3C isoform X2 yields the protein MEALQRQQAARLAQGVGPLAPPRLPLPQPPLLGARTLQAPEGALGVVGAEEEEGAEDEEGETPLAEEETAEQSHPGARCPNSPSSQSPGIQPHEWTYEEQFKQLYELDADPKRKEFLDDLFSFMQKRGTPVNRVPVMAKQVLDLYALFRLVTAKGGLVEVINRKVWREVTRGLSLPTTITSAAFTLRTQYMKYLYPYECETRALSSPGELQAAIDSNRREGRRQAYTAVPLFNLAGPTPRGATGPASSHGPAPTATPNCPGPTQSSASGLPAHACAQLSPSPVKKEESGIPPPRLALPVGLASEAAREKLAPEEPPEKRAVLMGPMDSPRLGAPPSFLPRGKAPLRGILFARRQPVSASLGPTNPPPPPSTGPPSSTLP